One genomic region from Haloprofundus salinisoli encodes:
- a CDS encoding metallophosphoesterase family protein — translation MSTRLLHISDTHLGNRQYGSDIRRDDFADAFEKAIEYAVEQDVDAVIHTGDLFDSRDPSLPDLNRCIDILQRLETAGIPFYGIVGNHERKMDDQYLDLIEKTGAAERLTKHPTQATDEVVLYGIDAVTKPAWHAEDFQLKAPPEGTFTILCMHQLLDPPVPELFAEHPLDDVLERVNVDLDAVALGDYHETVGTVEAGTKVWYAGSTERCAKDEIEPRTVSLLEIDGGELTRRERELDTRDFITIGITFAEDDDHSYAENVIDRHHVEDKVVSVVLNGESTSVTSRDVRKAVINRGAAVCRVDDERGGPDIDLSEGPRGEIESVDRLIEEKLSEQNLSEISLEIEERIRTDSVARSGFDNEVEELLMEAQDEAFDGQAVTEVEGQE, via the coding sequence ATGTCAACCCGTCTTCTTCATATCAGCGATACTCATCTCGGAAACCGGCAGTATGGGAGTGATATCCGCCGGGATGACTTCGCTGACGCATTCGAGAAAGCCATAGAGTATGCCGTTGAGCAAGATGTCGACGCGGTCATACACACGGGCGACCTGTTCGACTCGCGTGATCCGAGCCTTCCCGACCTGAACCGCTGTATAGACATCCTACAGCGCCTCGAAACTGCGGGAATTCCGTTCTACGGCATCGTCGGAAACCACGAGCGGAAGATGGACGATCAATACCTCGACCTAATCGAGAAGACGGGAGCAGCCGAACGCCTCACGAAACATCCCACACAGGCAACAGATGAGGTTGTCCTTTATGGCATTGACGCCGTAACCAAGCCGGCGTGGCACGCCGAGGACTTCCAACTCAAAGCACCACCAGAAGGCACGTTCACGATCCTCTGTATGCACCAACTCCTCGATCCGCCGGTGCCGGAACTATTTGCTGAGCACCCTCTTGACGACGTTCTCGAACGGGTCAACGTCGATCTTGACGCCGTTGCACTCGGAGACTACCACGAGACCGTCGGTACAGTCGAAGCCGGGACGAAGGTCTGGTACGCCGGGTCGACGGAGCGATGCGCGAAGGATGAGATAGAGCCCAGGACGGTGAGTCTCCTAGAGATCGATGGTGGTGAGTTGACCCGTCGAGAGCGAGAATTGGACACTCGGGACTTCATCACCATCGGAATCACGTTCGCCGAGGATGACGACCACTCGTACGCCGAAAATGTGATTGACCGCCACCACGTGGAGGATAAGGTCGTCTCGGTGGTACTCAACGGGGAATCGACGTCAGTCACCTCCCGCGACGTGCGCAAGGCCGTCATCAACCGCGGCGCCGCTGTGTGTCGCGTCGATGACGAGCGTGGAGGGCCCGACATCGATCTCTCTGAAGGGCCGCGCGGCGAAATAGAGAGCGTCGACCGCTTGATCGAAGAGAAACTGAGCGAACAGAACCTCAGCGAAATTTCGCTGGAGATCGAGGAACGCATCCGTACCGATTCCGTCGCTCGGTCTGGGTTCGACAATGAGGTGGAGGAACTCCTCATGGAGGCGCAAGACGAGGCGTTCGACGGACAAGCTGTGACAGAAGTGGAGGGCCAAGAATGA